The genomic segment GTCAAGACTTTTAAGGAGTTATGGTCAACGCTTGAGGTGGACTATACTGAATTTGTGCGGACAACTAGTCAGGAACATAAGAAAGATGTTCAGCATATCTTCAAAAAGATCTACGATAAGGGTGATATTTACAAAGATAAGTATGAAGGCTATTACTGTACCCCCTGTGAAACATACTGGGCAGAAAGAGAACTGGATGAAGAAGGCAACTGTCCAGACTGTAACCGTCCGGTTGAGTGGGTAGAAGAAGAGAGTTACTTCTTTAAGATGTCTGAATATGAGGAGCAACTGCTGGAGTTTTTAGATGATAATCCCGACTTTATCCAGCCGGCTAAACGGCGTAATGAGATGATTAACTTTATTGAAGAGGGGCTGGAGGATCTCTGTGTTTCTCGAACTTCCTTTGATTGGGGGATTCCGGTGCCCATAGATGGAGACCATGTAATCTATGTCTGGTTTGATGCTTTGATAAGCTATCTTACTGGTATCGGTTTTAGGCGCGATGAAGATAAATTTGGTAGTTACTGGCCGGCAGATGTCCATATTGTTGGTAAGGATATTCTCCGTTTTCATACTATTATCTGGCCGGCAATTTTGATGGCAGCAGATATGGAACTGCCCAAACAGGTTTTCGGCCATGGCTTTCTGACTGTTGAAGGAGGTAAGATGTCCAAATCTAAAGGGAATGTAGTTGATCCTACCAAGTTAGTTAATGATTTCGGAGTGGATGCTGTTCGATATTATCTAATGCGTGAAGTTGCTTTTGGAACTGATGGTTCTTATTCAACAGAATCCTTTATCAGGCGAATTAATTCCGATTTGGCCAATGATTTAGGAAATCTATTGAACAGAACTGTAGCTATGGTTGAACAGTACTTTGATGGGGTGATTCCTGAGCCGAGATCGGAGACTGAGTATGATGCTGATCTTAAAAAGACGTCCCAACAAGAATTAGCAGCTATGGCTGATGATATGGAAAATCTACAGTTCAGCACAGCTTTAGAACATCTCTGGACCGTTATCAGACGTACTAATAAGTATATTGATCAGACTACACCCTGGATTCTAGCTAAGGATGAAGATAAGCAGGATAAGCTGGGGACTGTTCTCTATAACTTACTGGAAGCACTGCGAATTACAGCTATTGCTTTAAAGCCGTTTTTGCCGGAAGCACCGGCTAAGATCTGGCAGCAGATCGGTATCAAAGCTGATCTTGACCAGCAGAGATGGTCTGAAGTTGAAGAGTGGGGATTGTTAGAAGCCGGATTGGAGGTTAATCCTGGAGATCCGATCTTCCCCCGTATTGATGCAGAAGAATATTTTGCTAAGCAGGCTGAAGCTGAAGATGATGAGAAGGAGGAAACAGAAGAGATGGTTGAAGAAGATAAAATTACTTTTGATGACTTTACTAAGCTTGATTTGAGAGTAGCTGAAGTTCTGGAAGCTGAAAGAATTGAAGGTAGCGATAAATTATTGAAGCTGCAGGTAGCCTTGGGTGAAGAGAGAAGACAGTTAGTTGCTGGTATAGCTAAACATTATGAAGCAGATGAGTTAATCGGTAAGAAGGTATTAATGGTGGCCAATTTAGAACCTGCAACTATCTTTGGAACTGAATCTAATGGAATGGTTCTAGCAGCATCAGATGATGAAGGAGAATTAACTCTGACTACAGTTGATCAGGATATTGCCAGCGGTAGTCAGGTAGAATAGATAGGAGTGGTCTGGAATGTTAGTTGATACACATGCACATATCGATTTTCCGCGGTTTGATGATGATAGAGATAAAGTAATCAAACGAGCTAAGGAGAATAATCTGGAGTATATTATCAATGTCGGTGCTGATGAAGCATCCAGTCAGCGCTCCGTTGAATTGGCCCAACATCATGATATGATCTATGCTGTTGTAGGAGTCCATCCTCATGAAGCTAAGAGTGTAACGGAAGAGACTTACAGCCGGCTTAAAGAATGGGCAGCTGAAGATAAAGTGGTAGCTATCGGGGAGACTGGGCTTGATTATCATTATGATAACTCTCCCCGACAGGTACAACAGCAGGTTTTTAGGCGCCATATCCGACTGGCTAAAGAAGTAGATCTACCATTGGTAATCCACAGCCGGGAAGCTGAAGATCAGACTATGGAACTTCTGAAAGAAGAAGAAGCTGAAGAAGTAGGAGGAATTATTCATTGCTTTCCTGGTGACCAAAAGATGGCAAACCAGGCTTTAGACCTTAACTTTTATATTGCTGTTGGTGGAATATTAACTTTTAATAATTCCTATCAACTCCAGCGGGTTGTAAAACAGATACCGCTGGATAGGCTGTTGCTTGAAACTGATGCACCGTATTTAACTCCTGAGCCTAACCGAGGGAAGAGAAATGAACCTGCTTATATAAAGTATGTAGCTGATAAATTAGCCCAGATTCTGCCCCATTCGACTGAAAAGATTGCTGCCGTGACTACCGAGAATGCAAAAGAGGCCTTCAGTATCGCCTAAGGGGATATAGATTTGATTTTTAATTTAAATTAAATTATGTTATAATGATTATATTCCTTAATTTGGTGAGGAGGTCTCAAGATGGATATTACCTATGGATTAGGGGATTCCCTTTACTTGAATTTAACTAATCGCTGTACTAACCAATGTGAATTCTGTGTAAGACAGTATAAAGATGGAATTGCAGGCTATAATCTACGTTTGGATAAAGAACCGACAGTTAAAGAAGTGATTGCTGAAATTGAGAATCCAGAGGATTATGAGGAGATAGTCTTCTGTGGTTATGGAGAGCCTTTGATTCGTTTAGAAGCAGTAATAGAAATAGCTGATTGGCTGCAGAAGTTTGATGTAGCAGTGAGAATAAATACTAATGGCCAAGCAAATTTGATCCACCAACGTAATATCGTTCCGGAGTTGAAAGGCTTAATTGATACTATTTCAATTAGCCTTAATGCTAAAAATGCTAAAAAGTATAAACAGTTATGTAATCCGGAGTTTGGACTTGATACCTTTCCGGCAATCTTAGATTTTATAGAAGAATGTAAAGGGATAATTCCTAATGTAGTCTTAAGTGTTGTTAAGTATCCTACTACTAGTATTTATGAGTGTAGAAAGATTGCTGAAAACCTTGGTGTTGAGTTTAAAGTTAGACAATACAGTCAGTCTGATACAAAAGAAGATAATTAATATCTATAATTTTAATTGGAGGGTATGAAATGAAGCTGTTTATTGATACTGCTAATATTGATGAGATTAAGGATATGAATCAGCTAGGAATCCTATCCGGTGTAACTACTAATCCTTCTTTAATTGCTAAAGAGTCAGGACAGAGTTTTGAAGATATTATCGAGGAGATAACATCGGTAGTAGATGGTCCTGTCAGTGCCGAGGTGATCAGCACTGAGGCTGAAGGAATGGTAGAGCAGGCTCGGGAGTTGGCTTCTATATCTGATAATGTAGTAATTAAGATACCGATGACTAAAGAAGGTTTGACAGCTGTTAATCAGTTATCTCAGGAAGGGATTAAGACCAATGTAACCTTAGTCTTTTCAGCCAATCAGGCACTTTTAGCAGCCAAAGCCGGTGCTACTTATGTCAGCCCATTTATGGGGCGGCTTGATGATATCGGCCATAATGGAGTTGAAGTAGTTAAAGAGATTGTTCAGATCTTTAAAGAATATGAGCTTGAGACTGAGATAATTGCAGCCAGCGTTCG from the Acetohalobium arabaticum DSM 5501 genome contains:
- the metG gene encoding methionine--tRNA ligase — its product is MTKDTFYVTTPIYYPNDKLHIGHTYTTTAADTVVKFKELQGYETELITGSDEHGQKLQKTAEEHGMEPLGYIDGIVKTFKELWSTLEVDYTEFVRTTSQEHKKDVQHIFKKIYDKGDIYKDKYEGYYCTPCETYWAERELDEEGNCPDCNRPVEWVEEESYFFKMSEYEEQLLEFLDDNPDFIQPAKRRNEMINFIEEGLEDLCVSRTSFDWGIPVPIDGDHVIYVWFDALISYLTGIGFRRDEDKFGSYWPADVHIVGKDILRFHTIIWPAILMAADMELPKQVFGHGFLTVEGGKMSKSKGNVVDPTKLVNDFGVDAVRYYLMREVAFGTDGSYSTESFIRRINSDLANDLGNLLNRTVAMVEQYFDGVIPEPRSETEYDADLKKTSQQELAAMADDMENLQFSTALEHLWTVIRRTNKYIDQTTPWILAKDEDKQDKLGTVLYNLLEALRITAIALKPFLPEAPAKIWQQIGIKADLDQQRWSEVEEWGLLEAGLEVNPGDPIFPRIDAEEYFAKQAEAEDDEKEETEEMVEEDKITFDDFTKLDLRVAEVLEAERIEGSDKLLKLQVALGEERRQLVAGIAKHYEADELIGKKVLMVANLEPATIFGTESNGMVLAASDDEGELTLTTVDQDIASGSQVE
- a CDS encoding TatD family hydrolase, with the protein product MLVDTHAHIDFPRFDDDRDKVIKRAKENNLEYIINVGADEASSQRSVELAQHHDMIYAVVGVHPHEAKSVTEETYSRLKEWAAEDKVVAIGETGLDYHYDNSPRQVQQQVFRRHIRLAKEVDLPLVIHSREAEDQTMELLKEEEAEEVGGIIHCFPGDQKMANQALDLNFYIAVGGILTFNNSYQLQRVVKQIPLDRLLLETDAPYLTPEPNRGKRNEPAYIKYVADKLAQILPHSTEKIAAVTTENAKEAFSIA
- a CDS encoding TatD family nuclease-associated radical SAM protein produces the protein MDITYGLGDSLYLNLTNRCTNQCEFCVRQYKDGIAGYNLRLDKEPTVKEVIAEIENPEDYEEIVFCGYGEPLIRLEAVIEIADWLQKFDVAVRINTNGQANLIHQRNIVPELKGLIDTISISLNAKNAKKYKQLCNPEFGLDTFPAILDFIEECKGIIPNVVLSVVKYPTTSIYECRKIAENLGVEFKVRQYSQSDTKEDN
- the fsa gene encoding fructose-6-phosphate aldolase, with product MKLFIDTANIDEIKDMNQLGILSGVTTNPSLIAKESGQSFEDIIEEITSVVDGPVSAEVISTEAEGMVEQARELASISDNVVIKIPMTKEGLTAVNQLSQEGIKTNVTLVFSANQALLAAKAGATYVSPFMGRLDDIGHNGVEVVKEIVQIFKEYELETEIIAASVRHPKHVKKVAKAGSDIATIPYGVLEKMLGHPKTDEGLDKFLADWEEAQE